One genomic window of Polyangiaceae bacterium includes the following:
- a CDS encoding TetR/AcrR family transcriptional regulator: protein MPNTAKSLSSGAKSKAAAKPTNKRSAKAKQPAPKATSAGKRVALPNAARKRPRQARARATVDAILEAAARVLVEEGYEGANTNRIAEVAGVSIGSLYQYFPNKQALVSALVERHVRHIMDLLGSGLMTAASLPLPDGIRRLVQVMLDVHRLEPELHRVLAEQLPRISTPDHHRQTNTTAQAMIKGYLEQRRSELRPGLDLETAPFILVHSVEAVTHAAVIEQPETDPERLVDEVTAMIVAYMLPSAG, encoded by the coding sequence ATGCCCAACACCGCGAAAAGCCTCTCCTCGGGCGCCAAGTCCAAGGCCGCCGCCAAACCCACCAACAAGCGTTCCGCCAAAGCCAAACAGCCAGCCCCCAAGGCTACCTCCGCCGGAAAACGCGTGGCCCTACCCAATGCCGCACGGAAAAGGCCGAGACAAGCCCGCGCGCGAGCCACCGTCGACGCGATTCTGGAGGCGGCGGCTCGCGTGCTCGTAGAAGAAGGCTACGAGGGCGCCAACACGAACCGCATCGCCGAGGTGGCGGGGGTGAGCATCGGCTCGCTGTATCAGTACTTCCCGAACAAGCAGGCGCTGGTCAGCGCGCTGGTGGAGCGCCACGTTCGCCACATCATGGACTTGCTCGGGAGCGGCCTGATGACCGCCGCAAGCCTCCCCCTCCCCGACGGGATCCGCCGGCTCGTTCAGGTGATGCTCGACGTGCACCGCCTGGAGCCAGAGTTGCACCGCGTGCTGGCAGAGCAGCTTCCCCGCATCTCCACGCCTGACCATCACCGCCAGACCAACACTACGGCGCAGGCGATGATCAAGGGCTACCTCGAGCAGCGCCGCTCCGAGCTTCGGCCGGGGCTCGACCTCGAGACCGCGCCGTTCATCTTGGTGCACAGCGTGGAGGCGGTGACTCACGCCGCGGTGATTGAACAGCCAGAGACGGATCCCGAGCGCTTGGTCGACGAGGTCACCGCGATGATCGTGGCGTATATGCTGCCAAGCGCAGGCTAA
- a CDS encoding long-chain fatty acid--CoA ligase — protein sequence MAEKFKNLVEVLEKSAKTHATRTLFGTKQGSEWKWIDYQTFKRDVDRFRAALKELGVGPGDKVAVIADNRVEWAVGCYATYGLRAAYVPMYQAQKPDEWKFILGDCDAKVVLAANQDVYDKLKKIQPELPALEHVINFEGNADSVDAYSALLKKGEQHPVDPEQPDPKETAGFIYTSGTTGNPKGVILSHSNICSNLNAIHEVFTFNAEDRSLSFLPWAHSMGQTCELHGLISMGCSIGINDDIPNLVGNLAEVKPTVLFAVPRIFNRIYDGVNKQMSEKPGFIQGLFRSGIKNATRKNAGESLGMLEGMGLGLADKIIFNKIRDKFGGRLKYAISGSAALDKTVAEFVDALGIMVYEGYGLTETSPIATANYPGHRKIGSVGRAIPGVTIKIDTVVTGDAVNGEIVIYGPNIMQGYHNRPEENAAVLMDDGGFRSGDMGRLDDDGYLYITGRIKEQYKLENGKYVVPAPLEEKLKLSPFIANVMIHGHNKPHNVAIVVPDPDALKAWAAENGVDVAQAGSDPKVKQLIQGELDKFSKDFKGFERPRNFAVITEDFSTENGMLTPTLKLKRRNVLERYGDLIEGLY from the coding sequence ATGGCCGAGAAGTTCAAGAACCTGGTTGAAGTACTTGAAAAGAGCGCGAAGACCCACGCGACGCGCACGCTGTTCGGGACCAAACAGGGCTCGGAATGGAAGTGGATCGACTACCAGACCTTCAAGCGTGACGTCGATCGTTTCCGCGCAGCTTTGAAGGAGCTCGGTGTCGGGCCCGGAGACAAGGTCGCCGTGATCGCCGACAACCGCGTGGAGTGGGCGGTGGGTTGCTACGCCACGTACGGCCTCCGCGCAGCCTATGTGCCGATGTACCAAGCGCAGAAGCCCGACGAGTGGAAGTTCATCTTGGGTGACTGCGACGCCAAGGTCGTGCTCGCAGCGAACCAGGACGTCTACGACAAGCTGAAGAAGATTCAGCCGGAGCTGCCGGCGCTGGAGCACGTGATCAACTTCGAGGGCAACGCGGACAGCGTGGATGCCTACAGCGCGCTGCTCAAGAAGGGCGAGCAGCACCCCGTCGACCCAGAGCAGCCCGACCCCAAGGAGACCGCCGGTTTCATCTACACCTCGGGCACCACGGGTAACCCGAAGGGCGTCATCCTCTCCCACTCGAACATCTGCTCGAACCTCAACGCGATTCACGAGGTCTTCACCTTCAACGCTGAAGATCGCTCGCTCTCGTTCCTGCCTTGGGCGCACTCGATGGGTCAAACCTGCGAGCTCCACGGCCTGATCAGCATGGGCTGCTCCATCGGCATCAACGACGACATCCCGAACCTGGTGGGTAACCTCGCGGAAGTGAAGCCCACGGTGCTGTTCGCGGTGCCTCGCATCTTCAATCGCATCTACGACGGCGTAAACAAGCAGATGAGCGAGAAGCCCGGCTTCATCCAGGGGCTCTTCCGCTCCGGCATCAAAAATGCCACACGGAAAAACGCTGGCGAGTCGCTGGGTATGCTCGAGGGCATGGGCCTCGGCCTCGCCGACAAGATCATCTTCAACAAGATCCGCGACAAGTTCGGCGGCAGGCTGAAGTATGCGATCAGCGGGAGCGCTGCCCTCGACAAGACGGTCGCGGAGTTCGTCGATGCCCTCGGCATCATGGTCTACGAAGGCTACGGCCTGACGGAGACGAGCCCCATCGCCACGGCGAACTACCCTGGTCACCGCAAGATCGGCAGCGTTGGGCGGGCGATCCCGGGCGTCACCATCAAGATCGACACCGTGGTCACCGGCGATGCGGTCAACGGTGAGATCGTGATCTACGGCCCCAACATCATGCAGGGCTACCACAACCGCCCAGAGGAAAACGCCGCCGTGCTGATGGACGACGGCGGCTTCCGCAGCGGTGATATGGGCCGTCTCGACGACGACGGCTACCTCTACATCACGGGGCGCATCAAGGAACAGTACAAGCTGGAGAACGGCAAGTACGTGGTTCCCGCGCCGCTCGAAGAGAAGCTCAAGCTGAGCCCCTTCATCGCCAACGTGATGATCCACGGCCACAACAAGCCCCATAACGTCGCCATCGTGGTACCAGACCCTGACGCGCTAAAGGCCTGGGCCGCGGAAAACGGCGTGGACGTCGCTCAGGCGGGCAGCGACCCCAAGGTCAAGCAGCTGATCCAGGGCGAGCTCGACAAGTTCAGCAAGGACTTCAAAGGCTTCGAGCGTCCTCGCAACTTCGCGGTGATCACCGAGGATTTCTCCACGGAAAATGGCATGCTGACGCCCACGCTGAAGCTCAAGCGTCGCAACGTGCTGGAACGCTACGGCGACCTGATCGAAGGCCTGTACTGA
- a CDS encoding HesA/MoeB/ThiF family protein → MSERARPRVALIGLGGLGCPAALALLESDVDLLLLDDDEVELTNLHRQVLYSDSDVGRPKLEAARDALLRHGAAPERLSLRSTRFLPENAEEILGSVDLVLEGSDNFATKFLAADACHLAGVPLVHGAAIRWQATAWLVAPEGRPCYRCLFEDLPRGAQQNCDSAGVMGPVVGLAGALMAELALRWLNGDSRAAGVVWTYDGRTDRLRKVEVAARAGCTLCGRQPTILDTREARYLDPLAGTCGQTSGVEAGNVS, encoded by the coding sequence ATGAGTGAGCGAGCGCGGCCCCGCGTTGCGCTGATCGGGCTCGGCGGCCTCGGCTGCCCAGCAGCCCTCGCCTTGCTCGAGAGCGACGTGGACCTGCTTTTGCTCGACGACGACGAGGTCGAGCTGACGAACCTGCATCGCCAGGTGCTCTACAGCGACTCGGACGTCGGACGCCCAAAGCTCGAAGCGGCGCGGGATGCCCTGCTCCGCCACGGCGCCGCTCCCGAACGTCTCAGCCTGCGCTCGACGCGTTTCCTCCCGGAGAACGCCGAAGAGATCTTGGGGTCCGTTGATCTGGTGCTGGAAGGCTCGGATAACTTCGCGACCAAGTTCCTCGCCGCAGACGCCTGCCACCTCGCGGGGGTACCGCTCGTGCATGGCGCTGCCATCCGCTGGCAAGCGACGGCGTGGCTCGTCGCCCCCGAAGGTCGCCCCTGCTATCGCTGCCTGTTCGAAGATCTACCCCGCGGCGCCCAGCAAAACTGCGACTCCGCAGGCGTGATGGGCCCCGTCGTGGGCCTGGCCGGCGCGCTGATGGCTGAGCTCGCGCTGCGCTGGCTCAACGGTGACAGCCGAGCGGCAGGCGTCGTCTGGACCTACGACGGGCGCACGGACCGCCTGCGCAAGGTGGAAGTCGCTGCTCGAGCGGGCTGTACACTGTGCGGTAGGCAGCCGACGATTCTGGACACTCGAGAAGCGCGTTATTTGGATCCGCTCGCCGGCACGTGCGGCCAGACGAGCGGTGTTGAGGCAGGCAACGTCTCCTGA
- the thiS gene encoding sulfur carrier protein ThiS: MQLTINGEEHQVPDGLSVRALIEHLGLTDGPVAVERNREVVPRAEHPSVQLAEGDVLEIVHFVGGG, translated from the coding sequence ATGCAGCTGACCATCAACGGCGAAGAACATCAGGTCCCCGATGGCCTCAGCGTGCGCGCGTTGATCGAGCACCTCGGGCTGACGGATGGCCCCGTTGCCGTCGAGCGCAATCGCGAGGTCGTGCCTCGGGCGGAGCACCCCAGCGTGCAGCTCGCAGAAGGAGACGTGCTCGAGATCGTGCACTTCGTCGGCGGCGGCTGA
- a CDS encoding peptidase family C69 gives MCDTFVALGEATPSGAPLFGKNSDREPFEAQGLEWVPPQVHDLEARVCTTHVAIPQVARTRGVLLSRPYWMWGAEMGLNDAGVVAGNEAVFTRCAAARRKRRELGHPGPPALLGMDVVRLCLEREATAESAAALACELTESHGQGGEAGHQLRNFDYDNSYLFADRGSAWAVETAGRAWVRRRIDGIYAISNRLRIREDWEFASPHIAAYARDCGLSPGRGRIDFAGTFRDKFYEAAAMGGARQNRAEGLLSQGSGALTAGFAFDVLRDHGGAAPDANRPQICAHAGWLPQRRAAQTTASLVVDFGQADPGGAALPIWVTGTSAPCTSLFKPGWLEPSTHPAWLPEFPGARGDRSTWWQHQRLLKRARRDWIKFLEEIRVEQRAFEAQQLLELPAARKGSESLRDEMSQRAFAAASVLEERWAAWADSRLQREGTGPNNWYLRNLERRANLG, from the coding sequence ATGTGCGACACCTTCGTGGCCCTTGGTGAGGCCACACCCAGTGGGGCGCCGCTGTTCGGAAAGAACAGCGATCGCGAGCCGTTCGAGGCCCAAGGCCTGGAGTGGGTCCCGCCGCAGGTTCACGACCTAGAAGCTCGGGTATGCACCACCCACGTCGCGATCCCCCAGGTAGCCCGCACCCGCGGCGTGCTGCTCAGCCGTCCGTACTGGATGTGGGGCGCGGAGATGGGTCTCAACGATGCGGGAGTCGTTGCCGGAAACGAAGCGGTATTCACTCGCTGCGCGGCGGCCCGGCGCAAGCGTCGAGAGCTCGGCCACCCGGGGCCACCTGCGTTGCTTGGCATGGACGTGGTCAGACTTTGCCTCGAGCGGGAAGCTACGGCGGAATCCGCGGCGGCCCTGGCCTGTGAGCTCACCGAGAGCCATGGCCAGGGCGGTGAAGCTGGGCACCAACTCCGCAACTTCGACTACGACAACAGCTATCTGTTCGCCGATCGCGGCTCCGCCTGGGCCGTGGAGACTGCTGGGCGCGCCTGGGTGAGGCGGCGAATAGACGGCATTTATGCGATCTCGAACCGCCTGCGTATCCGCGAGGATTGGGAGTTCGCCAGCCCACACATCGCGGCCTATGCCCGGGACTGTGGCCTCAGTCCGGGGCGCGGCCGAATCGATTTTGCGGGGACTTTTCGCGACAAATTCTACGAAGCGGCCGCGATGGGCGGTGCTCGTCAAAACCGAGCGGAGGGGTTGCTCTCCCAGGGCAGCGGCGCGCTCACCGCTGGCTTTGCGTTCGACGTCTTGAGAGATCATGGCGGCGCTGCGCCCGACGCAAACCGACCTCAAATCTGCGCACACGCCGGCTGGTTGCCCCAGCGGCGAGCCGCTCAAACCACGGCTTCTCTGGTCGTCGATTTCGGTCAAGCGGACCCTGGTGGAGCGGCGTTGCCGATCTGGGTCACCGGGACCAGCGCTCCCTGCACCAGCTTGTTCAAGCCGGGTTGGCTCGAACCCAGCACGCATCCGGCTTGGCTCCCGGAGTTCCCCGGCGCGCGTGGGGATCGCAGCACCTGGTGGCAGCACCAGCGCCTGCTGAAGCGGGCCAGGCGCGACTGGATTAAATTCCTTGAGGAAATTCGTGTCGAGCAGCGGGCATTCGAGGCGCAGCAGCTGCTGGAGCTCCCCGCAGCGCGAAAGGGCTCTGAGAGCCTGCGTGACGAGATGTCGCAGCGGGCGTTCGCTGCAGCCTCGGTGCTCGAGGAGCGCTGGGCGGCTTGGGCCGACTCGCGGCTTCAGCGCGAGGGGACTGGCCCGAACAACTGGTACCTTCGGAATCTGGAGCGCCGGGCGAACCTCGGTTGA
- a CDS encoding cytochrome P450 → MTQTQEMPLVASPTSPPRLQGFSAFSALRAFGTDPLAFLREVGTQGDVMETRFGPRKAVFLRDPRAVEQILVTHQKEFTKDTRGYYFLRKVLGNGLVTSEGDFWREQRRISQPAFAKQRIEGLTETMVRCTQRLLDGPLAAAAASGAPVDIAGEMMRVTLDVVSATLLGIESGERADEVSWAMPVVLEHVVWGITHPLALPEVFPTARNRKYKKALKALDSVVEGIIAERRARADTAGRQPEEAQRGDLLDMLMEARDEETGRGMTDKQLRDEVMTMYLAGHETTAASLAWTLWLLTQNPDWALKIQDEVDTVLQGRAPTLADIGRLDVTRRVLEEGMRLYPPVWLLARMSTADHTIAGYHVPKGRLVFVSPWLSHRDPKFFADPERFDPDRFLPESRAKLPKHAYFPFSAGQRKCIGDRFALLEAQIILAMLLARFRFVAPSAEIPEPLCAVTLRPKHALLMQVAPCGSADS, encoded by the coding sequence ATGACCCAAACGCAAGAAATGCCACTCGTCGCTAGCCCCACGTCACCGCCGCGCCTGCAGGGCTTCAGCGCGTTCAGTGCGTTGCGCGCCTTTGGCACCGATCCACTGGCCTTCTTGCGCGAGGTGGGCACCCAGGGCGACGTCATGGAGACGCGCTTCGGTCCCCGCAAGGCGGTTTTCTTGCGGGATCCGCGTGCCGTGGAGCAGATCTTGGTGACGCATCAGAAGGAGTTCACCAAGGACACGCGCGGCTACTACTTCCTGCGCAAGGTGCTGGGCAACGGCCTCGTCACCAGTGAAGGCGACTTCTGGCGTGAGCAGCGCCGCATCAGCCAGCCGGCGTTTGCGAAGCAGCGCATCGAAGGGCTGACCGAGACCATGGTGCGCTGCACCCAGCGCCTGCTCGATGGCCCCCTTGCGGCGGCCGCGGCATCTGGGGCGCCGGTGGACATCGCCGGGGAGATGATGCGGGTCACGCTGGATGTGGTGAGCGCGACGCTGCTCGGTATCGAGTCCGGCGAGCGCGCTGACGAGGTGAGCTGGGCCATGCCCGTGGTGCTCGAGCACGTCGTCTGGGGGATCACGCACCCGCTCGCGCTGCCCGAGGTGTTTCCTACCGCGCGGAACCGGAAGTACAAGAAGGCGCTCAAGGCCCTGGACAGCGTGGTCGAAGGCATCATCGCGGAGCGCCGCGCGCGGGCTGATACTGCTGGTCGGCAGCCTGAAGAAGCACAGCGAGGCGACTTGCTAGACATGTTGATGGAAGCCCGAGACGAAGAGACCGGGCGCGGCATGACGGACAAGCAGCTGCGGGATGAGGTGATGACGATGTACCTCGCCGGCCACGAGACCACCGCGGCGTCCCTCGCTTGGACGCTGTGGCTCCTCACCCAAAACCCTGACTGGGCCCTCAAGATCCAAGACGAGGTCGACACGGTACTGCAAGGGCGCGCGCCCACCCTCGCCGACATCGGGCGCCTGGACGTCACGCGTCGCGTGCTGGAAGAGGGGATGCGCCTGTATCCGCCGGTGTGGCTGCTAGCGCGGATGAGCACGGCGGATCACACCATCGCCGGCTACCACGTCCCCAAGGGTCGTCTGGTGTTCGTGAGCCCGTGGCTCAGCCACCGGGATCCCAAGTTCTTTGCCGATCCCGAGCGCTTCGACCCCGATCGTTTCCTGCCGGAATCACGCGCGAAGCTGCCGAAGCACGCCTACTTTCCCTTCAGCGCGGGGCAGCGCAAATGCATCGGGGACCGCTTCGCGCTGCTGGAAGCGCAGATCATCCTGGCGATGCTGCTCGCCCGCTTCCGCTTCGTCGCACCTTCGGCCGAGATCCCGGAGCCGCTCTGCGCCGTGACCCTGCGCCCCAAGCACGCCTTGTTGATGCAGGTTGCCCCATGTGGGAGCGCGGATTCTTGA
- a CDS encoding Rrf2 family transcriptional regulator, producing the protein MKLSNKGRYAVRALFDIAFYNEGRPTQVKDIAERQSIPPRFLEQIFQDLKRAGIVASKRGPQGGYSLAKPAAQIKLSDVIRALEGPISLGEKAPDKAAEQDEVRNVTESVFRDLSERVEECFAAVSVSDICARADELGLPRPGARRYVYVI; encoded by the coding sequence GTGAAGCTCTCGAACAAAGGCCGCTACGCCGTTCGCGCCCTGTTCGACATCGCGTTTTACAACGAGGGCCGGCCGACTCAGGTGAAAGACATCGCCGAGCGCCAGTCCATCCCTCCGCGCTTCCTCGAGCAGATCTTCCAAGATCTGAAGCGCGCTGGGATCGTCGCTTCCAAGCGCGGCCCTCAGGGCGGCTACTCCCTCGCGAAACCCGCAGCCCAGATCAAGCTGAGCGACGTGATCCGCGCGCTGGAAGGTCCGATCTCCCTGGGCGAAAAAGCGCCTGACAAAGCGGCGGAGCAGGACGAGGTGCGCAACGTCACCGAGAGTGTGTTTCGCGATCTCTCCGAGCGCGTCGAAGAGTGCTTTGCGGCAGTCAGCGTCAGCGATATCTGCGCCCGAGCGGACGAACTAGGACTGCCGCGCCCCGGCGCGCGGCGCTACGTCTACGTGATCTGA
- the miaB gene encoding tRNA (N6-isopentenyl adenosine(37)-C2)-methylthiotransferase MiaB codes for MPSYSLVTFGCQMNQHDSERMEEVLQRAGYAPAADVEHADLVVLNTCSVREKAEQKLRSEVGRLGVLKRSRPELLIGVAGCVAQQEGERLVKRMPQIDLLIGPDNIPELPGLLRELEGGAPPQVRAAFDLDSPRFLSLEAGLPRSRQVSSFVTIMKGCDERCSFCIVPTTRGPERYRPSGEILAECEALVARGTREITLLGQTVDSYLDPTSQLPSAATDAAPLAKLPSGETAKRRGAGIHADESEFPGLLRAICARVPGLARLRYTSPHPRHLTPSLIAAHRELPQLVRHVHMPVQSGSDRVLRRMIRRYSVAEYLERTDALKQAVPGLSLSTDIIVGFPGETEEDFEATLELVRRVGFVGVFGFKYSERPGTPALKLKDDVTEAEKSRRLAALFDLSEELRREHLSRLIGNVETVLVEGLGKTGGYTGRTERNEIVHFGANSDVLGELCEVRIVGAFKHSLQAELLDEARRAPLPSSEATPEQARVSKPGRVNLPVV; via the coding sequence ATGCCCTCCTACAGCCTCGTCACTTTCGGCTGCCAGATGAATCAGCACGACTCCGAGCGCATGGAGGAGGTGCTGCAGCGCGCCGGCTATGCCCCCGCAGCAGATGTGGAGCACGCCGATTTGGTGGTGCTCAACACCTGCAGCGTGCGGGAGAAGGCCGAGCAAAAATTGCGCAGCGAGGTGGGGCGACTCGGCGTCTTGAAGCGCAGCCGCCCAGAGCTGCTGATTGGCGTGGCGGGTTGCGTGGCGCAGCAAGAGGGTGAGCGCCTGGTGAAGCGCATGCCCCAGATCGACCTCTTGATTGGCCCCGACAACATCCCGGAGCTGCCGGGTCTGCTGCGCGAACTGGAGGGCGGGGCGCCGCCCCAAGTGCGTGCGGCGTTCGACCTGGACTCGCCGCGCTTTCTCAGCCTGGAAGCCGGGCTGCCGCGCTCGCGCCAGGTGTCGAGCTTCGTCACGATCATGAAGGGCTGCGACGAGCGCTGTTCCTTCTGCATCGTGCCCACCACTCGCGGTCCTGAGCGCTACCGGCCATCCGGGGAAATCTTGGCGGAGTGCGAGGCGCTGGTTGCTCGCGGCACCCGCGAGATCACGCTGCTCGGCCAGACGGTGGACAGCTACCTGGACCCGACGTCTCAGCTCCCCTCGGCGGCGACGGATGCCGCGCCCCTCGCCAAGCTTCCATCGGGGGAGACGGCGAAGCGTCGCGGTGCCGGGATCCACGCTGACGAGAGTGAGTTCCCGGGGTTGCTCCGTGCGATTTGCGCGAGGGTGCCTGGCCTTGCCCGCTTGCGCTACACGAGCCCCCACCCGAGGCACCTCACGCCGTCGCTGATCGCAGCGCACCGCGAGCTGCCTCAGCTGGTGCGCCACGTTCATATGCCGGTGCAGTCCGGCAGCGACCGCGTGCTGCGGCGCATGATTCGTCGCTACAGCGTGGCGGAGTACCTCGAGCGCACGGACGCCTTGAAGCAGGCAGTGCCCGGGCTGAGTCTCTCGACGGACATCATCGTGGGTTTCCCTGGGGAGACAGAAGAGGATTTCGAGGCCACGCTCGAGCTGGTGCGCCGCGTGGGTTTCGTAGGCGTTTTTGGCTTCAAGTACTCCGAGCGCCCGGGCACACCAGCGCTCAAGCTGAAAGACGACGTGACCGAAGCAGAGAAGAGCCGGCGCCTGGCGGCGCTGTTCGACCTCTCGGAGGAGCTGAGGCGCGAGCACCTGAGCCGACTGATCGGCAACGTCGAGACGGTGCTGGTGGAGGGCCTCGGCAAGACCGGCGGCTACACCGGTCGCACCGAGCGGAACGAGATTGTGCACTTCGGAGCCAACAGCGACGTGCTGGGTGAGCTGTGTGAGGTGCGCATCGTGGGCGCCTTCAAGCACAGCCTGCAGGCAGAGCTCCTGGACGAGGCGCGGCGCGCACCGCTTCCGAGCAGCGAAGCCACGCCAGAGCAGGCGCGGGTAAGTAAACCTGGGCGCGTCAACCTCCCGGTGGTGTGA
- the cysK gene encoding cysteine synthase A, which translates to MTPNAPLPPAKHPRIYEDILELITDTPVVEIQRLETEVPRASVLGKLESQNPGGSIKDRICLSMILQAEAQGLLKPGGVVVEPTSGNTGIGLALVSARRGYRCVLTMPESMSLERRQLLESMGAELVLTPEAEQMEGAIAKAREIVASTPGAFMPQQFDNEANPNVHYESTAQEIFHALGDTPVDAFVAAVGTGGTVSGVGKALLERYPSCRVIAVEPETCATISRGERGPSKIQGIAAGFIPGNYDAKIPTEVRTVADRRAYEIKRALSQREGLLVGISAGANVAVALEVARELGPGKTVVTILCDTGERYFSLDEYFDE; encoded by the coding sequence ATGACCCCGAACGCACCTCTCCCCCCAGCCAAGCATCCACGGATCTACGAAGACATCCTGGAGTTGATCACGGACACCCCCGTGGTCGAAATCCAGCGTCTGGAGACCGAGGTTCCCCGGGCCAGCGTGCTCGGCAAGCTCGAGAGCCAGAACCCTGGTGGATCGATCAAGGACCGCATCTGCCTATCGATGATCCTGCAAGCGGAGGCGCAAGGGTTGCTCAAGCCCGGTGGGGTAGTCGTCGAGCCCACCAGCGGCAACACCGGCATTGGACTCGCACTCGTTTCCGCACGGCGAGGCTACCGCTGTGTTCTGACCATGCCGGAGAGCATGAGCCTCGAGCGCCGCCAGCTGCTGGAGAGCATGGGCGCCGAGCTCGTGCTGACTCCGGAGGCGGAGCAGATGGAAGGCGCGATCGCGAAGGCTCGTGAAATCGTGGCGAGTACGCCGGGCGCCTTCATGCCTCAGCAGTTCGACAACGAAGCGAACCCGAACGTCCACTACGAGTCGACGGCACAGGAGATCTTCCACGCACTGGGAGACACCCCGGTGGACGCGTTCGTGGCCGCGGTCGGCACCGGAGGCACGGTGAGCGGCGTTGGCAAGGCGCTGCTCGAGCGCTACCCGAGTTGTCGCGTGATCGCCGTCGAACCGGAGACCTGTGCGACTATTTCTCGGGGGGAGAGGGGCCCCTCCAAGATCCAGGGCATCGCTGCGGGGTTCATCCCCGGCAACTACGACGCGAAGATCCCCACGGAAGTACGCACCGTCGCTGACCGCCGCGCCTACGAGATCAAGCGCGCGTTGAGCCAGCGCGAGGGCTTGCTCGTCGGGATCAGCGCGGGAGCCAACGTGGCCGTGGCGCTCGAAGTGGCCCGCGAGCTTGGCCCCGGCAAGACCGTGGTCACGATCCTCTGCGACACGGGGGAGCGCTACTTCAGCCTGGACGAGTACTTCGATGAGTGA
- a CDS encoding gamma carbonic anhydrase family protein codes for MAIVKNYNQHTPEIHESVFLAENAVVVGEVYIAESASIWYGAVLRGDVGSIRIGARTNIQDNATVHMTGGVSDALVEEDVTVGHNAVIHGATVRRGALIGMGSVILDNAEIGEGAIIAAGAVVPPRMKVPPRVLVRGTSAKVVRELTEREALEGAAGAAIYQELALGHRR; via the coding sequence ATGGCAATCGTCAAAAACTACAATCAACACACGCCAGAGATTCACGAGTCTGTTTTCCTGGCGGAAAACGCGGTGGTGGTGGGTGAGGTGTACATCGCCGAGTCCGCGAGCATCTGGTACGGCGCGGTGCTCCGAGGAGATGTGGGGAGCATCCGCATCGGCGCCCGCACCAACATTCAGGACAACGCCACGGTGCACATGACCGGCGGCGTGAGCGACGCGCTCGTGGAGGAGGACGTCACCGTTGGTCACAACGCGGTGATCCACGGGGCCACGGTGCGCCGTGGGGCGTTGATCGGCATGGGCTCCGTGATCTTGGACAACGCGGAGATCGGCGAGGGCGCGATCATCGCTGCGGGCGCCGTCGTGCCGCCCCGCATGAAGGTGCCGCCTCGAGTTCTGGTTCGGGGCACCTCGGCGAAGGTGGTGCGGGAGCTGACGGAGCGTGAAGCGCTCGAAGGGGCTGCGGGCGCCGCGATTTACCAAGAGCTCGCCCTGGGACACCGCCGCTAG